The Cutaneotrichosporon cavernicola HIS019 DNA, chromosome: 5 DNA segment CGAGCAGGCTCCCAAGCAATGGTACTTACCCGCTGTTAACTGGCCATGGGCTCCCCTacccgacgacgcggtgcTGCCGTCCATCGACAGAGAGGTGCCGACGGGTACCGACGACCATAATTTCCGGTACAAGAACAATGAGGACCTCGACTTTGTGCAATCGCTCCTGCACGAGTCACGCGAGACGAGCAAGGCGCGACCGCGcatggccgaggcgcggacgtttggcgagcgcgcgaaCGCTGCGTGGCGCGCCATATGGGACCGCAGCGGAGTCGTGCTCACTCGTGTTCTGCTCTCGAAGGCCTTCCACACACTCAAGCACTCGCGTCACGTCCACTTCGCGCTCAAGCAGACCATCGGCATCAGTGTACTCTCTCTCGCGGCCTTCCTTCCTGCTGGAAACAGTGGGCGACAATGGTACGACTCGACGAACGGCGCATGGATGGTTGTGTCGTTCATGTACGTGCTCGAAGTGACCACGGGTGCGACTCTACACGTCGGCTTCTATCGTATGTGGGGGACTTTTATCGGCGCGGTCCTTGGCTACATTGTGAGTTGAGATTTGCGACAACGGCCGTAGCTCACTTGAGTTCACCACTATCGCCCACACCAATCCCTACGGCCTGGTCGTCTTGTGCACAGCAGCGTCTGTCCCTATTTCGTACGGCATTCTGTTCACGGAGGTTGCGCCTATGGCCATTGTGACGTGAGTTTCGTGCACGTTTGAACCAGCTAACCGCGAGGGGCATCACCCTCCCGCCCATTGTCTTTCTTCAGTACCTCGGTCTCACCCAAGGCAAGTCCCAGTTCCACATTGCGTGGGAGCGCTTTGTGGATATCGCCATTGGTATCGCTGCCGCCGTCATCATCGGCATGTGGCTGTGGCCCATGCACGCGCGAGTACAGTACTTTTCGGCAGTCGCAGACACGATGGATCAGATCACGGAATATTGTAGGATCGTTGGGCGCATTTGAGCTGACGCAGACCTGCGCATGTCGCGCGACCTCCTTCGCCCGTCCTTGGTATACAAGGCGAACAACAAGCAGTACCCAATCCTCGAGTCTGCTGTCCGGCGTCACCTCACACGTTCCCGCATGCTCGTTGATATCCAAACGCGTGAGATCTCGCTCCTCCCGAGGCCCATCAAGCTGTACTCTGAAGTGAtcgaccttgccgagcgCCTGATCGAGACGTTCACCGAGGTGCGGACGCTGCGCTTCAGCTTACCACGGCAGGAGACAGTGCTTGACGTCCTCCCGATTCGGCGTGAACTGGTCTCCGCAATCTTGATCAATCTCTGGGCATGTGGGCAGGCGTTTCGTTCCCGGAGCCCGCTCCCTCAACTGCTTCCATCCCCTCGCGTGCCTCTTGGAGAGGTGATGGACGCGACGGACAGTCATGCGCAGGACGTGCGTGGCATACGCGCGCGTGCCAATCTccgacggcgtcgagggcgcgacgggaatgacgacgtcgaggagacgggaCGAGACGAGATCGCCGTGCTGTACGGTATGGCGGAGAATGAGGCGCTTGGCGAAGTCATCACGAGTCTTGAGTCGGTGAGTTGCATGCGACGACACTCAGGATGGGAACACACTGACAACCAGCTCCTAGCTGCCGCACGAACGCTGTTCGGCACACAGAGTTTCCTGGACATGGCCGACCTGCGCCAGATGTGACGCAACACTGTACCACTATGTCTGTACTGCTATCGCATTGGCATTCAGCAGCATCAACGCTTGCATCTGCATTCAGCAAGACCTTTTCTGAAGATTATGCACTGTACTGTATATCTTGCAATTCACCAGCCACTCTCTTGCAGGTCGTCGTGAACGGCATCACGAGCCAGGCTGGTTTGTCGCCTGCGAGTGCGGGTACCAATGGTGCCTGGGGAAGCGTCAGGTCGTCCACTCGTCCACTACCAGGGAAGCTCCGTTCAAACACGGGTTCTCCGAAGTGACTTCCTTCCCCTGCACACACAGGCACGCAACATTGAGTGGAGCGTGTTGGCCGTGACACTTGCCGCTGTGGACGGCCCAAATCCGCACAAGAACAGCCCACCTTTGGTGTTGCCCGCGAAACTATATCCCGCCACGGGCACTCGGAAGAACAACTCCCAGGTCATATTGTACCAATGGCTCGGAGACCCCGTCTGCCTGGGTTATGGGCAACCTGACCCCACTGGCGTCGGCTGTGGCCAGTAGTAGCCTCAGAGGGCCCCGCACCAAACGCATGCCGCGGCATTGAGCTCGGCACCTCCAACGCCAGACCCCACGAGACAGGCAGTGTCGTGTCTGACTTGATTCAGAGGGCAGAACCCGGTAATTTGGGAGTGAGACCACGTCACCATGCCACCAAGAGCCTGGAAAGGTCCACGTGTCCGCCGTCACGCACCCACGCTTCTGGCTCCCACGCCAGCAACCTACGTATTCCCAGCAAGGTAATAAGGTgatcgacgaggaagcGAAGAGAAGCTGAAGCTGTGCAGCGCTCTTCTCCAAGTTGGTACGTCATCCCAGATTGCATTGCGGTCAACGCAATTGCCCGCGACCCGCGTCGGAGAACTTTACCGGAAGCAATGGCGCGTGATTGTGATCGAGGTGCCGTTGGAAGGCGGACTTCAACCACAGTGCCTTACTCCTCTTTCCGCACAAGTTCAGGTGCACGTGTCTAGCTATCTGTCTCACAGCGTTCTCGTCTCGAGGCTGCCTCGTGACACCAAAGGTCGCAGAGTTGTGGGGCACACCCAGTCCGAGTCGGACAACCTCCAGTAAACCAAAATTCCAGTCTAGTCCAGTCAATGACGCCTTGTATGGGCCGACGTGTCAGTATCACACGATGCCAacggcaagcgcgagccAGCCGCATGCACAAACACAggcacgagcacgagcaccAGCACACGAACAAGAACAAGCACATGGTCCATATGGCCACATCCACATGTCCCACATGGACATGCATGTACGTAGCATGTGGGGCGGGCGGGACCACGAGCTGTTTCTGACTCTCGCTTTTTAGGGCATtcaaggccaagcttgGACGTCGTGTCGGGGACCCCGCGTGGCCTCTGGTCGACAGTTTCGGTTTCGCCAGCTTACCAGCTTTGGAGTTTGATTCAAGGTTCTCGGCCTTTTACACGTGCTCATCGTGCCCCGAACCAGACATGTGCTCTGCTCATTTGCCTAATTGGTCAGCATGGTCGGCTATTCCACGCCGCATGCCGCGCCTTGCGACATGTGGGCATTGGTCCCGATTGGTTGCTTCCTGCACCTTGACTAAACCCGAAACCTTCCCTTTTGAAACCCCCCGTAGTGGGGATCTGCAATGCCCGCTCTCAGCTCCAAACCACTCATTGTCAAACGCTCACAGTGCCCATGTCCCACTTTGATCTCGATTATCGATCTATTGACCTTTGAATGCAGATATGATGTGACGAGACCGTGAGGAAAATGGCTCCCTTGTTTTCTTCGTTTTCTTTGTTTTCCTTGTTTGCCAGAATGAGGTCGGGGCGTTGAGATCCAGGGGTTTGAATAATCAGGTGGCTGGGGTGCCAAAACCGCGGCCAGTCTGCGGCATGTCGGCCATACAACCAGGGTAAAAGAACAGTCAAGGCACTTGAGCGCTTGTGCTTGTACCACTATGGCAATGGGTCAGTGCGCCGATCTACAGTCAACTTTGGACACGCCTACGCTGCTCAATCAAACCCCGTACCCCAACCCAAGTACAACAACTTGCAAGCTACAGCGCAAACTACAGCGCATGCTACAGCCTCCAAGAGTAAGCTCAAGTTCTAGCTCGGAAACATGAGAGTCTAGACCTGCCAAGACCGGCGGCTATCGATGCACGACCGCATTTGTATTGATGCGCAGACATTTGTATTGATGCGCAGGCACTATAGGCACTGATCGCGAGTAACACCGGCGCCATGGGATGACTCCACCCTGAGTCATGCTCTGATACTCTTACACTCATTTCGTTCAGACACTTTGACGGCAAGTAGAACCGGAAccgggggggggggggggggggggggggccCTCAACCTGAAATTCAACCTGAGATATAGGGACAAGGCCCGGCCGCCGAAGTTTATGCAGAACAGAGGAGCATGCCTCGAATCAGGGAAGACTGTCAGCTGGGAAGCTGATTATATTGCTTAGTCAATGGCCTTGTGAGGAGCGGAACAGATCCACCATGCCACAAACTGACGACTTGGACCAGCAAGACAACTACAATAACAGTTGCGAGGTGGTGTGGGTTTGTCTGGAAGATCTGGCTTGTTGAGGTCGATGATACCATTGTTCCATTGTTACCTCATTTGCATGATTGAACAAAGCAACCACGTGAGTCAAAGCCAGCTGAACAGCGCCTCACCACGCAGCCGCGGTCGCCGCCCACATGATCAGTGCCTGCAGGGGATTGTGCCGTCCACATAATTGTCGGCCACGCTTAAAACAGATTACTCCCGCCAATAGTTTGCGAGGCCTCTGCTCTCTTGCCCATCCGCACagggcggcatgggcgggCATGTGGGGCACGGGGTGGGGGAACTTGGGGAACTTGGGGAACTGGGGGAAACTGTGGCACGAGCCGGGTGTGGGGGAAGTTCAAGGCATCACAAGGCGGCAAGAGCGGTCAGCGGTCAGTGGTCAGGATAATTTGGAACACCTGATTCACCTGACGTCTTGGCACTGTATACACCTCCTGAGTTGATACCATATACTATCAACGCCCACTTTTACTTTGAATTTCCACGCCATAAGCGACAAGCGCTGGTGATTTGATTGTTCAGCGGATACCGGTTCCCCTTTGATTTGCATCTCGGCTCCTAGCTCTCGCTACCAAGCTGCTAATGCTTTTTGCCTTTGGAATGCGGCCTGTGCTTGCTGTTTTTGCCCTTTGCCCTTTAAGCGGGGAAACCACCTTGTCACACCTAGTCCTTAGACTTTACGTTCCGCGCTGATGCCTGTTATTCGGTAaagaagatggagatgggcgaGACGGGGCGAAACCCCGAGTAATCAAGTGGGGTTCTAAGGCGGGGCCGGGTGGGCTCTGGTACCTTGATACCTTGAACCAGATGCTCAAAGGCACGGATGAACACGACCCGGTGTCTGCCTGATCATGCCTGATGCTTCCACAGGGGGTTATACCTCTCTAGTCACacggggggagggggggaggatgagagggTTTAATCAGAACAGGGTGAAAGGCAACGTGTACACAAGTGTATGTGTATTGCATGTATTGGACTATTCAACTAGTTTACTAGCTTGTTAGTTTCGATAGAATATGGGGTGATCGTCGTTGCAATTGACATGTTGTCTCTCCCTAGTTTACCTACATACCTGGAAACTTACCTACCTTGGCTTTACTGGCTAGAGCCTCGGAGCCATTACCCGCTACTATATAGCCCACGGCTACGCAGTCAAACCAAAAGATCCAAGAATCCAAGGAttcgaggacctcgtcTCTAAACCCCCCCCTTTTGCTTTGAAAACTAGCCGATGCAGAAGCAGGAACGGTGAAGCGATGCTTGGATTGCTTGGTTTGTCGGTCGTGGCCGCCAGTCAGTGCCACATGCCCAGAATGTGGACGCCTCGTGCGCCTGTAAGCCTGACGCCTCCAAAACTGGCCGCCATGTCCGGTCTGGGTCTTGTGGTACCGGTCTTATCCACCGGGCCAATCTTATCCCTCCGTCCCCATCCCCACTTTCCCTCAGATTGTCGTCAGCCGCGCAGATGCCCGTTGCCTAATTGCCTGCTGTTCGAGACCCCTGGCCTTGAATCCTTGGAAGAGTGGGCACCGGTAGGCAGGTGTTAAAGCACAGTAGCAGAGGTTTGCCCCACAAACCCATGACGCTGGGCGCTCACGAGGCCAGGGACGGGTAGACAACCTTAGATGCAACCTTTCCTTGActgtccttgaccttgcctACCTATACTTACCTGGGTAATCAAGAGACTCGGACCACCAGCACCAAACGTACCAAAGAGATCatttctctctctcactctctctcactctcactcgctctcactctctcactcctcactcctcaaCTCTCACTACTTGGAATAATAAAGTCATCTTCCGAGGGCAAACGCAAactcctcttccctcttccccctcttcccccccccggtccttccctccccctccttgCTCGTCACACCTCTCCATCATTCGCATTCGCTTTCATCCTCCACCACACCCCATCGTTCACCAAGCAACCGAGCATTCAGCAAAGCCCGTTCAGAGGACAGAGGATCAACATTCCCCTCTACTAGAATCTCACTTGGACTagcgcgtgcgcgcgccaCGGTACCTTGCCTGTTACTCGCTACTCGGCTCTGGTCGAATCCCATCAGCACACTACACACTTGCCATCCAGCATTCCGCCCTTCGGCAATCCCGCCATAAGCGCCGTCACCCCCAATTGTCGATCCCCGACGGCATCGGAGTCCAATAAGGCTCAACTCTTTAACTCCATCCTAAGCTTGTTCGTTGTTGTCACAACTCGCATCCACATCCGGTTACATTGTTGTCCGCTTCCGCTTTCTAACCCACAACCTCACCTCGCCCCTGGTCGTCCTCTCAGGCGTCATTTTATCGGTCCACGCACACACGTAGACACGTACTAGATCTTGTACGTGGAACGACGGCTCAAACGCCGGAATCCGGACCAAAATCGACACGCCCCTACTGTGGTGTTGTGACGACGCTTGATCTGGCATCTGCACACACTACGCCCCAGTTGCACATTTGTTCCTGTCATCGGCCTGTCTCGTAACCTTGACTGCTTCTCCTAGCTGTCGGCGCTTGTGCATCTCTCAGATTCGACAAGAGCTCGGTTCATCACCACACCGCGTCATCGCTGTGCAGCTGTCCCCACGGGTTCCCCGCCACCAGTCAGCTGCCAAGACGATCTGCCGATCTCCCTGCACGTGTGACGGCGACTCGTGCATAACTCGTCGCCAATCCCTTACTTTAGCCGCAAGTCGCTCGTCAACATCCCCGCCATGCAAGACCCAAGAGACCAACCTCGAGACAttgcgcgctcgcgctaCTCGCCCCCCGACCGCTCGCCCGGCGAGGCTCCTCACTCGATCCCCATCCCCAGCCACTACAATGGCGGGAGTTTGGAacgctcgcctcgccctcccccttcgccaagcagctcgcgctcacccAGCCAGTCAAGCCTCAACTCGTATCGCGATCGTGCTCACCCGTACTCGCAATACCAACGGCGCTCGAGTTTGACCcagggcgccgaggaccgTTTTCTTCCCCCGCCAAACAGCTCAGCCCCGCTGCATGTCCTGCACGAGGGTCGCCGCCGTTCaggcagcgacgaggagcggcaCCCCCATCACGAGCGCACGCACAGCTACGACCgggagcgtgagcgcgaATGGCGCGACCACCGCCCGCCTCTCGTCCGTGCACAAAGCGACAACCGCGGTGTAGCATACAACCTCCCGCCTATTTCGTCACTGCACtcggcatcgtcgtcctccagTCCCTCAGGGTATCCTctgacgccgacgagtaATGGTGCCGCCCCGCCTCCCGGCGCCCCGATGGGCCCTCCCTCCGTGCCCCACCCGACGTCGCCAGACGGATCGCGTGCGACGTCCCCACGCCTGTCGTTAGGACCCCTTCGCCCTTCGTACCACACCTACGAATCGAGCTCGCAGCGCcccggcctcggcctccagAACTGCTACCGCACGGAACACAGTCCGCCGCGCTACGACCGTGAACGTGAGCGTgacctcgcgccgccgccgccgccgcagcagcagcagccacagccacccCGCTCGCCGCCTAGGGCATACCATCAAGTCCAGTACCAGGACTACCACGGTCGGGCGCGCTCCCACTCGGCAGCATCGGCGTTGAATCGGTACCCGCCCCAAGCGCCGCCCCGCACTCCAGCCTCGGAGAGCGAGTGGGCCCCATCCCCCTCGGCCAAACAGTACCCGTCTCCTGGCACAGGCCAGAACCGGCGACTGGCACACTTGATGAGTGAACAGAAGCGGCGAGAGTGAGTTGCCTCTAGATTCTAGCTGACAAAAGGTCGATCAACACTGGTTTCCAGTCACTGCGGAATGCGCTCCCGTCTGCAATCCCGACCGACTCGAAAGCCATCATCCTCCGCAAGGCCGTGAGCCACATCAAGCAGCTTGAGGACGCGATGCGCAAACACGGAATCAACCTGGCCGATgtggaagaggacgagcctATGCGCGAGGCGACCGGGGGTGTGAATGGCCTGCATGTCGACATGGACGCCAAATACGACAACCTGCACGTAGAGGACGTTTCGGTTGAACGTGAACGCAAGCCCGCAATCTGATTTGAAACGAATACACGCCAGCACTCGCATTGGGACGATATGGACAGGACTAGGGACGATGGGAGCAAGTTGTTCGGGGATAGgatggggagagggggagtCAAAGTATCTTGTTGTAGCCTGTTTGTAAGAGGTAGTGGGGACTCGACCAAGCGAATTCAATGCAAAGGTTTCAGTGGGCTTGGCTCGATGGCTGTGGCTACAAGTTGCCAGCTTGCCGGAATCTGGGTACTGTTATGCTTGTACCCACGTTGCCCACGTGTGAGCAGAGTGTATCCATCCATTGACACCCATGTGGGCGGCGTGTAACCCGGTGGCACGCGGCGCGCATGGGCCGCTCTCGCCGTTTCCCGGCCTGGTCGCCGCATCGTCGATGTCGATGGCCGATCATCGGTGGCTCGAGAGACTGTTTGCGGCGGCACGTGATCCAGATCTGTCCTGGACAGTGGACGGCCCACCCTGCCCGTGCACGTGCGAGGCCAGTGCGAGTATCGAGGTTGGTCTCAGTCTCAGAGTATGTCTGGCTGGATCGGCGTGTGGGCCGACGTGCTCAGACGCAGCTTCATGAAACCTGCAAGCTGGCGAGTGGATTTTGAGGTCTCTGGGAGGCTAGTCACCTGCAATCTGTCGGATCAATCAGAGAGCAAGATCCGTCACAAGAAAGGTAAGTAGACTTGACGCTTGTCCAAACCTCCGCATCATCGTGTAATCCTTCGCATCCGATACAGTTTGTTTGGTACTTGCTTTGCTTGAATGACAATACACATGCCAGACCTCGTTGCCTAGCTGCGCCGCcacacctcctcctcctcgctctggCGCGGGATACCCTGCTGGTCATTGAGCAGCCGCACCCccgtctcgaggtcgacgtcctcctccatgtcGCCAGCCACCCGCGGCAGCATGGGCAGATGGCATGCCGAGTGGGCGAGGTGCGCTGCGGTCAGTTATCGTTCAGTCTGACTCTCACGGTAGTATGTCCGGTACGCAATGGttgctgatgtcagctagTCCCCTAAGAATACTTACCGATACACATGCCGAGAATGGaaccgacgaggacatcCTGCCAGtggtctggtgtcagcttgtaTGGTATTTGGAGATGAGCTCACGCCGGTTGTCCTGTGTGCGCGAGATTGCGACCATGGCGCCGATTaggaggggagagagagCGAACCAGGCGCGGTTCTGTGGTCAGCTCGGACAAAACGTACGTCATGTCGACTCACCCGGTTGCCGTAGACGTCCCAGAGGTGCATCTTGCCGGCGAGGTAGAGGGCGAGGAAACCCACACCGGCGAAGGAAACTGTGGTCAGCGTGGGTCGATGCAAAGGAGCGAGTCGCGATCAACCATTGTAGGAATAATATAGAGCAAAGAAGGGAATTCGTTAGACGACGAGCGACTGATAGAGACAGAGATACTTGAAacgcgtcgaggaagacATGGCAATGACGGTCAGCACTCACGCGAACTGTGGCCACTTGGGAAGCTCTTGAACCCATCGTTGAGGATGAAAAAGTCCTTCTGGGTGCACATCTTCCAATTACTGAGGCCGTACACGGGCGCGTCGTGGGCATCTGCAGGCGGCTGGCAGCGAGCGATCAAGTCCGGACGCGGCCTGCCAACCATGAGTTTGATGGCCTGAGTTACGACACCAGCCATTGTAAACGACATGAACAGACCACAGACGGCATTGTGGACGTCCCAAGCGTTACGTGCGATAAATGTCGCAACAGGGAGCATCACGATCAGTGGTAATCCG contains these protein-coding regions:
- a CDS encoding uncharacterized protein (pap2-domain-containing protein); amino-acid sequence: MSQLVAYCFPRSGDSQHHPLERRVSRGGGESQSRAFTWRKLVSSYWSDWVFIGGLWVIYISISRIPGHRREFSLRELSLQHSFAEHELVPPNMLMFVTVGLPLIVMLPVATFIARNAWDVHNAVCGLFMSFTMAGVVTQAIKLMVGRPRPDLIARCQPPADAHDAPVYGLSNWKMCTQKDFFILNDGFKSFPSGHSSLSFAGVGFLALYLAGKMHLWDVYGNRNRAWFALSPLLIGAMVAISRTQDNRHHWQDVLVGSILGMCIATIAYRTYYPHLAHSACHLPMLPRVAGDMEEDVDLETGVRLLNDQQGIPRQSEEEEVWRRS
- a CDS encoding uncharacterized protein (helix loop helix domain); this encodes MQDPRDQPRDIARSRYSPPDRSPGEAPHSIPIPSHYNGGSLERSPRPPPSPSSSRSPSQSSLNSYRDRAHPYSQYQRRSSLTQGAEDRFLPPPNSSAPLHVLHEGRRRSGSDEERHPHHERTHSYDREREREWRDHRPPLVRAQSDNRGVAYNLPPISSLHSASSSSSPSGYPLTPTSNGAAPPPGAPMGPPSVPHPTSPDGSRATSPRLSLGPLRPSYHTYESSSQRPGLGLQNCYRTEHSPPRYDRERERDLAPPPPPQQQQPQPPRSPPRAYHQVQYQDYHGRARSHSAASALNRYPPQAPPRTPASESEWAPSPSAKQYPSPGTGQNRRLAHLMSEQKRRESINTGFQSLRNALPSAIPTDSKAIILRKAVSHIKQLEDAMRKHGINLADVEEDEPMREATGGVNGLHVDMDAKYDNLHVEDVSVERERKPAI